TGTGTCGAACTGCGGCCGGGTGAAGATCGCGGTCGCGTCGTCGCCGTGCGACCGGAACCAGACCGCCTCCATCTCCCGGAAGATCGGCGCTTCGGCCGGGAACTCCGGGCGGGTGCTGACAGGTGCGGCGGGTGTCGGCGGCATGGCCGGCGGGGCGGGCCGCACGGGCGGGGCCGGCGGCGCGGGCGGCGCAGGCGGGGCGACCGCTCCGGGACCGGCGACCGGCCCGACGGGCAGCACCGGGGCGCTCCGACCGTCAGTGGTGTCGGCCGTCGAGCCGCGTCGAGGCAGGGCGTCGATGGTCGGGTACGCCACGGTCGGGCTGCCCAGCGAGGTGCCAGCGCCGTTGCTGTACGCCGGTCGGGCGGGCGGGACCGGGGTGGCCGGCGCGGCGGCGGGTGGCACCGTCGGGCGGGCCCCGCTGTAGCCGCCTGCCTGCACGGCCGGGGCGGTGTCCCGAGCGTCGACCGGAGACTGCCACTGCGCGGGCGCCGGGGTGTTGGTCCGCCACTGGTCGGGCAGCGTCGCCGCCGCGGTGGTGGCGCCGGCGTACGACTCGGCGTGGTTGACCGGGGTGAGCGGCGTCTGCTCGACAGCCATCGGCTGGCGCGGACGGGTGAGCACCTGGTCGCGGCCCCGGTTGCTGGGCAGGAGCACGGTGGCGGCGGGCAGCGTCACCTGGGCGACGGTGCCGCCCTCCACGTTGCGGCGCAGCTCCACCCGGATGCCGTAGCGGGAGGCGAGCCGGCTCACCACGGCCAGACCCATCAGCCGGAACGCGGCGACGTCCACGCTCGGCGGGGCGGCCAGCCGGCGGTTGAGCGAGTCGAGCTGCTCGTCGGTGAGGCCGAGCCCGCGGTCCTCGATCTGGATCAGGACGTAGTCGCGGATGCGGCGACCGTCGGCGACAACTGTCGTGTTCGGGGGCGAGAACCGGGTGGCGTTGTCCAGCAGCTCGGCGACGAGGCGTACCACGTCGTTGACCGCGTGCGCGGCCACCGAGATGTCGGTGTCGACGGTGCCGAACTCGATGCGGTTGTACAGCTCCACCTCGGACTGCGCGGCGCGCAGCACGTCCACGACCAAGGCGTCGTCGCGCCGCGGCACTGCGGAGTCGGCGCCGGCGAGGACCAGCAGGTTCTCGTCGTTGCGGCGCATTCGGGTGGCCAGGTGGTCCAGCTCGAAGAGCTGGGCCAGCCGCTTCGGGTCCTCCTCGCCGCGCTCGATCGCGTCCAGCTCGCCGATCATCCGGTCGACGAGGGTCTGACTGCGGCGGGCCAGGTTGAGGAACATCGCCGAGACGCTGGTACGCAGTGCGGCCTGCTCGGCGGCGACCCGCACCGCCTCCCGGTGGACGACGTTGAAGGCCAACGCCACCTGGCCGACCTCGTCACGGCTGTTCAGTTGGATCGGGTCCCGGACCTGGCGGACGATCTCGTCCACGCCACCGTCACCCACGCTGCCCATGTTCTGCAGTCGCTGCACGGCGTCGGGCAGGTCGTGGTTGGCCACCGAGAGCGCGCCCTCGCGCAGCCGGCGCAGGGAGTGGTTGAGCGACCGGGCCAGCACCACGGCCAGCGACACGGCGATGATCAGGGTGAGCAGCACCAGGATCGACTCGACCACGGCCTGCCGGATGACGTCCGAGCGCGCCTGGTCGGCCTGCTCGAACAGTCGGTCCTGCAGTTGGATCTCGGCCCAGCGCATCAGGTCGTTCACCGCACCGATGGCGGCGGTGGCGTCCTGTGCGCTGACCAGCGGGCGCTGCCCGACGGAGCGGGTGATGTCGGTGGCGACCCGGTCGGAGAGGCCGACGGCGTCACCGGAGACGGTGCTGTCGACGAGGGCCCGCTGCACGGGGTCTGCCGCGAGCGAGAAGGCGACCAGGGCCTCCTGCTGGCTGGTGAGCGTGGCCACGAAGGAGGAGAACTGCTCCGGGTCGAGCTGGCCGGCGGTCAGCGCCGTGAAGGCGACCGCCTCCTCCTCGGCGACGGACGCCTTGGCGCGGGCGAACGCGGCGACCGCCCGACGGCTGTCCGACAGGCTCTCGTCGCCTGGCAACTGGGCCAGCCCGTCGCCGTAGGAGACCAGGTCGGTGAGGATGACGCCGTAGCGCAGCACCGCCTCGGCGACCGCCATCTGCCGGCGGTCCAGCACCTCCTGACGGGTGCCGTCCAGGGTGGACAGGTGGTCGTCGATCGCCGCCAGCCGGTCCTGCAACGCCGCCGGCACCTCGCCGATCCGGCCCCGCTCGGCCCGGTACTCGTCCACGCGCTGCTGCGTCTGGCGCACCCGCAGGTTGTACGCGTCGGCCGGCTGCTGGGGAGCGGCCAGGTAGGCCGCCGCGGCCATCCGCTCGGCCTGGAGATCCTGGGTCAGCGCGCTGACGTCGATGGACAGCGCGGTGAGCGACCGGGCCCGGGTGGCGTCGTAGGCGCCCTCGCCCACCGAGATGAGCCGGACGGTGGCCAGCGCGATGACGGCGGCCACCGGAACGACCAGAATCAGCGCCAGCTTGGACCGGATCCGGGCGTCCCGCAGTCTCGGCAGACGCCGGCGCGCAGGCCGAGCTTTCTCGCCGAGCGCGGGCAGGGTCGTCGGTCCGGTGCTCACGACATCGCCTCCGTCGTTTCTTCCCCGCCTGGCCCGCCGAACCGTGCCGTAAGCGGAGGGGACCACGCGCGGCACGGCCGCGATTTCATCAGAGAAGATCGTGTTTGGGAAGCCGCAGTGAGGTAGGAAACGGTCGGACGGCGCGGAACCCCTGATCCGGTCAACTGATACCTTCATTTCCGCAAGCCCCTGAACAGGGCATGTAACTCCAGAGTGGTCACGCGTGTATGCAAAGTGAGCTTTTGCAAACATTGCGTTACCCCAGCATGTGGGATGGCCGTCCCGAAAATGCAACCGGGGTCCGCGCTTGACCACAGCGCCGGCCATTGGCAAGGTTTTGCAGGCTTCGCGCACACACCGTACGGCAGAGGAGATCCCGTCCTCCACTGAGGACGGATTAGCGGCGGTGACCGGGCAGCGCCCGCGCCCGCACCTGGAGGACTGAGTTGAGCCCCATCCGCTCCGCGACCATCGCGGCGCTCGCATCGGCCGTAGTGGCCACCACGCTCACCGGCTGCCAGTTCGGCGGGGCGGAGCAGGACACGAGTCCGATCGTGATCGCCGCGGACCTCGAACTCTCCGGCGCCGCCGCCCCCGTTGGCCGCGCATACCAGCGGGCCTTGGAACTCAAGGTCGAGCAGTTGAACTCCTCCGGCGCACTGAACGACCGGAAGATCGAACTGAAGGTGAAGGACAACCGTTCCGACGCCGCCGAGTCACTGCGCAACATCGCCGACTTCAGCAGCGATTCCCGGGTCAGCGCCATCGTCATGGGCGGCTGTAACGAATGTGCGGTCGGCGCCGTCGGTGTCATCAACGACAAGCGGATTCCGACCATTGCGCTCGCCGCTTCCGGTGCGATCGCGAGCCCGGTCGCCCAGCGACGTTACGTGTTCAAGCTGGGCCCGAACGCGGCGGACAGCGCCGCCGCGCTCACCACCGAACTGCGCCGCAAGAACGTCCGCAAGGTGGGCCTGCTCGCCAGCAACGACGACTACGGCCGCGAGGGTGTGGTCGCGTTGCGCCGCGAACTGACCAAGGCCAACATCAAGGTCGCCGGCGAGGAGTCGGTGAAGACCACCGACACCGAGGTCGCCCTGCAGGTCGGCAAGCTCACCAAGCTCAGGCCCGACGCGCTTGTCGTCTGGACCCCACCGGAGCAGGCCGCGCTGGCCGCGACCAGCGCTCAGCAGGCCGCGTTCCGGGGGTCGCTCTTCTTCGACGCGGGAGCGGCCGGCGACCTCTTCCTCGGCGCGGCGGCCCGGGCCACCGAAAAAGCAACGATGATCTTCACGCAGACCATGGTGATCGACGACGTGATCGCCACCACACCGGCGAAGGCTGCCCGGCGGCAGTGGTTCCAGGACTACACCGCACGCTTCGGTGGCTACAACGGATCCTCGTCCTTCGCCGCCGACGCCATCCAGCTGATCGCCGACGCCGAACTGCGTGCCGGCGGCCCGGCCGGGAAGGTCGACCGGAACGGCATCCGCGACGTGCTGGAGACGTCCCAGATCGACGGTCTCTCCGGCCCGATCCGCATGACGCCCGACAACCACTCCGGCCTCATGCCGCAGGCGCTCACCACGCTTGTCGCCCGCAACGGTCGTTGGCGGTTGGCGGGGTAGCCGGCTTTCGTCGTGCTCCGGGTCGGGGGTTGTGGCCTACCGCGCCCGGCTCCGGGCGGTCAGGCTTGATCCCTGCGCCGGGCGCGGTAGGCCACAACCCCTCCGCGTCACTGGCAGTCAAAGGGCCGGCCTCCTTGTGGGGGCCGGCCCTTCTGCGTTGCCCTTGTTCGCTTCGCTCTGCCGGACGGGTCAGCGGCTGCTTGTGGTTTCGCGTACCCAGGGCAGGGCGATCCGCTCGATGAGCACGAGCGCGGAGTAGAGCAGGATGCTCACCAGCGCCACCAGCATGATCGCCGCCCAGGCCGTGGCGGTGTCGCCGACGCCCGCGTACTGGGTGATCACGTAACCCAGGCCGCGTTCGCCGGCCTGGAACTCACCGATCACCGCGCCGATGGCGGCAAGCGGCATGGCCACCTTGAGCCCGACGAAGATCTGCGGCAGCGCCGCCGGGAACCGCACCTTGCGGAACGCCTGCCAGCGGGACGCATTCCACGACCGCACCAGCTCGGCCAGGTCGGACGGCGTGGTGGTCAATCCCGTCGCGGTGGACAGCACGATGGGGAAGAAGCAGAGCAGGAACACCATGGTCAGGATCGGCTTCTGGCCCCAGCCCAGCGCCACCACAAGCAGCGGCCCCAGGGTGATCTTCGGCACGGCGTTCACCGCTACCAGCAGCGGGGTGAACATCCGCTCGACCGTCTGGGAGCTGGCCAGGGACAGGCCGATCAGGACACCGGCGGCGGCTGACAGGACGAAGCCGACCAGGATCTCCAGCAGGGTCGCCCAGGTGTGCTCAAGCATCTGGGCGGGCTTGTCGACGAACGCGGTGAGCACGTCCCCAGGCGGCGGCAGGGCGGCCGGGTGGACCAGCTCCAGCCGGGCGATCAGCCACCAGGCGGCCAGGGCCACCACGAGGCCGGCCGCGGGCAGCAGCGCCGCCCCGGTCCCCGCGCGCAGGCCGGCGCCCCGACCCGCCCGACGCGCCTCCCGGCCGGCGCCCGGGGGTGGGGGCGCCGTCACCGCCGGCTCGGCTGAGCGGACGTCGGTCATCTTGTCCTCCTCGTGATTCGCCGGCCGCGGGGGCCGACGAGCGACGGGGGTACGTCCCACCGGATCCGGCGGGACGTACCCCCTGGTGACGACCGGACGATCAGGCCTTCGGCGCGAGGCTGAAGTCGATGATCTGCTCGGGGGTGATGTTCTGCTTGAGCGCGCCCGCGCCCTGCAGGATCGCGATGCTCTTCGCGACCCGACCGCTGTCAAGCGTGCCGATGGCGGTGCCGGAGTTGCCGGAACGCACGTACGCGGCCATCAGGTCCAGCTCGGCGGCGGCCGCCACCGGGTTGGCGGCGTCGACGTTCTTCTTCAGGATCTCGCCGGCCTCCTTGGAGTTCGCCAGGCTGTACTCCAGGCCCTTGAGCAGCGCCGCGGTGAACCGCTTCACCATCTCGGGCTTCTCCTTGGCGATCTTGGAGGAGGTGATCAGCACGTTGCCGTAGAGGTCCTGCATCACGTTGCTGTACGGCAGCATGACGGCCTTCTTCTTGGCCACCGCCTCGATCGTCGGCTGGCCGACGACGAACTGGCCGATGCCGTCCACCGAACCGCTGGCCAGGGTGCCGATCAGCGCCTGCGCCTCACCGTTGACCCAGGTCACCTTGCTGGCGTCCACACCGGCGAGCCGGGCGTACGTCGGGAACAGGTTGCGGACCACGGAGCCGGGGGTGTCGGCGAGCTTCTTGCCCTCCAGGTCCTTGGGCGAGTTGATGTTCTTGCCCTCGACCGTGGCGATGCCGGCCATGGTGCGCTGCTGGATCGCGGCCACCGCCGTGAAGTCCTTGGCCTGGCCGTTGCCGAGCTGGAGCAGACCACCGGTGAGGTCGATCGGCCCGAAGTCCGCCTGGCCGCCGACGACGGTCTGGATCACGCCACCGGTGCCCTGGCCGGCCTTGATCTCGACGTCGAAGCCGGCCTCCTTGAAGAAGCCCTTGTCCTTCGCCACCCAGGCGTAGGAGTCACGACCGAAGTTGCCGAAGGAGGTGAGGTAGGTCACCTTCTCCAGCGATCCGCCCTTGCCGCCCTTGGCGTCGTCGGTCTTGTCCGACCCGCTGCTGCAGGCGGAAACAAGGGCGAGGGCGGTGGCCAGCGCGGCCGTAGCGACCGTACGGGTCAGCCTTCTCATCAGTAGCACCATGTCCTTTCCGACCGGGGCCGCAGGCCACCGGAGGGGGTTGTCGCGACGGGACCGGCGGGAGGGGTCGAAGCCGGGCACCGCCATCGTGAGGGGACTCTTCGCGGGCACAGCGTACGAGAAACCCACAGTTGCGACGCCAGGCGTATCGGGTTGCGGAACGGAAACAACCTGACGACCACCCCGGACGGTGCGAGATGTCAACGGTGCAGCTAGCCTTTGTCGGATTCCTGACCGTCCACTCAGCGGAGGTACGCCGCAGATGATCCGACTGTCCGGGGTGTCGCGTACCTTCGAGGGCCGATCCGGCCAGGTCGAGGCCCTTCGCGGCATCGACCTCGACGTCGCCGAGGGCGAGTTCGTCGCCGTGCTGGGGCGCTCCGGCTGCGGCAAGTCGACCCTGCTGCGGCTGATCGCCGGGCTGCTCCCGCTGACCTCCGGCGAGATCACCGTGGCCGGCACGCCGATCACCCGGCCCCGCCGCGACATCGCCATGCTCTTCCAGAAGCCGGCACTGCTGCCGTGGCGCAGTGTGCTGGACAACGTCCTGCTGCCGGTGGAGATCTTCGGCTGGAGCCGCGCCAAGCACCGCGAGCGGGCCCGGCAACTGCTCGACGTGGCCGGGCTGGCCGGTTTCGAGAAGCGGCTGCCGCACGAGCTCTCCGGCGGCATGCAGCAGCGGGTGTCGCTGTGCCGGTCGCTCGTCGGCGAGCCCCGGGTGATGCTCATGGACGAGCCGTTCTCCGCGCTCGACGCGCTCACCCGCGAGGAACTCTCCGGCGAACTCCAGCGCGTGCACATGGAGAACAAGCCCACAATCGTCTTCGTCACCCACTCGATCGACGAGGCGGTGCTGCTCGCCGACCGGGTGGTCGTGCTGAGCCCTCGCCCCGGCCGGATCCGCAAGGTCGTCGAGGTGGCCATCCCCCGACCCCGCACCCTGGGCCGCAACGCCCATCTCGCCGACGTCGCCCGGGTCAGCGCCGACCTGCACGAGCTGTTGATGGAACGCGACCAGCCGGCCGCGGCCGGCGTGGAGGGACGATGACCATGCGGGTGTCGGTCTTCACCGAGCCGCACCGGGGTGCCGACTACGACACCCAGCTCCGGTTCGCCCGACTGGTCGAGGATGGCGGTTACGAGGGCTTCCTCCGCGCCGACCACTACCAGTCGATGGGCGCCGACCCGGGCCTGCCCGGCCCGACGGACGCCTGGCTGACCCTCGCCGCGCTGGCCCGCGAGACCCGACGGATCCGGCTCGGCACCCTTGTCACGTCGGCGACCTTCCGACTGCCCGGCCCTCTCGCCGTGCTCGTCGCGCAGGTCGACCAGATGAGCGGCGGCCGGGTCGACCTCGGCATCGGCGCCGGCTGGTACGAGCGCGAGCACACCTCGTACGGCATCCCGTTCCCGGCCGTCAGCGAGCGCTTCGACCGACTGGCCGAACAGCTTGAGGTGATCACCGGCCTGTGGGCCACCCCGGTGGGTGCGACGTACAGCTTCACAGGCGACCACTACCGGCTGGTGGACGCGCCCGCGCTGCCCAAACCGGCGCAGGTGCCCGGACCGCCGATCATCGTGGGCGGGCGCGGTCCCAAGCGGACCCCAGAGCTGGCCGCCCGCTACGCCGACGAGTTCAACATGCCGTTCAAGTCCGTGGCCGAGACCGCCGCGGCGTACGACCGGGTGCGGGAGGCGTGTGACCGCGTGGGCCGGGCGGACGCCGGGCGGGCGCCGCTGGTGCTGTCCGCCGGGATCGTGGTGGCCATCGGCCGCACCGACGCCGAGGCACAGCTCCGGGCCGCGCCCCTGCACGAGAAGAGCGCGCTGCCCCCGGAGGACCCGGTGGTCGGCTCGCCCGCGCAGCTCGTGCAGCGGATCGGCGAGTTCGCCGAGATCGGCGCCACCCGGGTGCACGTGCGCATGACCGACCTCGACGACCTCGACCACCTCGAGCTGATCGCCGCCGAGGTGCTCCCCCAACTGGAGGCTGGACGATGACCGACGTGATCGACGGCACCGAACTCGGGCCGGTGGGCCAGGAGATCGTGTACGAGAACGACCGGGTCCGGGTCTGGCACATCCGGCTCGAACCGGGCGAGCGGCAGCCCCTGCACCGGCACGACCACCCCTACCTGGTGGTGGCGATCCAGGGCGCGAAGAACGTCGTACAGACCATCGACGGCACCCGGATCGACGCCGACGAGCCCACCGGCGGAGTCGTCTACCGGGACCCCGGTGCGGTACACATGCTGACCAATGTCGGGGACACGACATACCTGGCCCGGCTGGTCGAACTCAAGTAGACGCGCCGGGCGCGGTCCGGCTCGCCGCGCGGCGCGCCGGTGGCGATCGGGTGTACCAGGTGCGTAACGTGCCGGACATGGCCTTTCGGACCTGGGG
The DNA window shown above is from Micromonospora lupini and carries:
- a CDS encoding sensor histidine kinase; the protein is MSTGPTTLPALGEKARPARRRLPRLRDARIRSKLALILVVPVAAVIALATVRLISVGEGAYDATRARSLTALSIDVSALTQDLQAERMAAAAYLAAPQQPADAYNLRVRQTQQRVDEYRAERGRIGEVPAALQDRLAAIDDHLSTLDGTRQEVLDRRQMAVAEAVLRYGVILTDLVSYGDGLAQLPGDESLSDSRRAVAAFARAKASVAEEEAVAFTALTAGQLDPEQFSSFVATLTSQQEALVAFSLAADPVQRALVDSTVSGDAVGLSDRVATDITRSVGQRPLVSAQDATAAIGAVNDLMRWAEIQLQDRLFEQADQARSDVIRQAVVESILVLLTLIIAVSLAVVLARSLNHSLRRLREGALSVANHDLPDAVQRLQNMGSVGDGGVDEIVRQVRDPIQLNSRDEVGQVALAFNVVHREAVRVAAEQAALRTSVSAMFLNLARRSQTLVDRMIGELDAIERGEEDPKRLAQLFELDHLATRMRRNDENLLVLAGADSAVPRRDDALVVDVLRAAQSEVELYNRIEFGTVDTDISVAAHAVNDVVRLVAELLDNATRFSPPNTTVVADGRRIRDYVLIQIEDRGLGLTDEQLDSLNRRLAAPPSVDVAAFRLMGLAVVSRLASRYGIRVELRRNVEGGTVAQVTLPAATVLLPSNRGRDQVLTRPRQPMAVEQTPLTPVNHAESYAGATTAAATLPDQWRTNTPAPAQWQSPVDARDTAPAVQAGGYSGARPTVPPAAAPATPVPPARPAYSNGAGTSLGSPTVAYPTIDALPRRGSTADTTDGRSAPVLPVGPVAGPGAVAPPAPPAPPAPPVRPAPPAMPPTPAAPVSTRPEFPAEAPIFREMEAVWFRSHGDDATAIFTRPQFDTPPAPADAGPRVTNGGQQATASAPATAPARPPLPTRTPGSSEGTGAQSVGSMDGFAGANTGGRGASAPKPPPSYTPPPAARTTPAAAPAPAATASTAPPATDSDAWRTAADEGWSLASRAAEPAAAGTTRSGLPKRVPQAQLVPGGIEPKGGRDRSRRTPDEVRGLLSAYHRGVQRGRTAGTDLNSTSTKESR
- a CDS encoding ABC transporter substrate-binding protein — translated: MSPIRSATIAALASAVVATTLTGCQFGGAEQDTSPIVIAADLELSGAAAPVGRAYQRALELKVEQLNSSGALNDRKIELKVKDNRSDAAESLRNIADFSSDSRVSAIVMGGCNECAVGAVGVINDKRIPTIALAASGAIASPVAQRRYVFKLGPNAADSAAALTTELRRKNVRKVGLLASNDDYGREGVVALRRELTKANIKVAGEESVKTTDTEVALQVGKLTKLRPDALVVWTPPEQAALAATSAQQAAFRGSLFFDAGAAGDLFLGAAARATEKATMIFTQTMVIDDVIATTPAKAARRQWFQDYTARFGGYNGSSSFAADAIQLIADAELRAGGPAGKVDRNGIRDVLETSQIDGLSGPIRMTPDNHSGLMPQALTTLVARNGRWRLAG
- a CDS encoding ABC transporter permease, producing MTDVRSAEPAVTAPPPPGAGREARRAGRGAGLRAGTGAALLPAAGLVVALAAWWLIARLELVHPAALPPPGDVLTAFVDKPAQMLEHTWATLLEILVGFVLSAAAGVLIGLSLASSQTVERMFTPLLVAVNAVPKITLGPLLVVALGWGQKPILTMVFLLCFFPIVLSTATGLTTTPSDLAELVRSWNASRWQAFRKVRFPAALPQIFVGLKVAMPLAAIGAVIGEFQAGERGLGYVITQYAGVGDTATAWAAIMLVALVSILLYSALVLIERIALPWVRETTSSR
- a CDS encoding ABC transporter substrate-binding protein is translated as MRRLTRTVATAALATALALVSACSSGSDKTDDAKGGKGGSLEKVTYLTSFGNFGRDSYAWVAKDKGFFKEAGFDVEIKAGQGTGGVIQTVVGGQADFGPIDLTGGLLQLGNGQAKDFTAVAAIQQRTMAGIATVEGKNINSPKDLEGKKLADTPGSVVRNLFPTYARLAGVDASKVTWVNGEAQALIGTLASGSVDGIGQFVVGQPTIEAVAKKKAVMLPYSNVMQDLYGNVLITSSKIAKEKPEMVKRFTAALLKGLEYSLANSKEAGEILKKNVDAANPVAAAAELDLMAAYVRSGNSGTAIGTLDSGRVAKSIAILQGAGALKQNITPEQIIDFSLAPKA
- a CDS encoding ABC transporter ATP-binding protein — encoded protein: MIRLSGVSRTFEGRSGQVEALRGIDLDVAEGEFVAVLGRSGCGKSTLLRLIAGLLPLTSGEITVAGTPITRPRRDIAMLFQKPALLPWRSVLDNVLLPVEIFGWSRAKHRERARQLLDVAGLAGFEKRLPHELSGGMQQRVSLCRSLVGEPRVMLMDEPFSALDALTREELSGELQRVHMENKPTIVFVTHSIDEAVLLADRVVVLSPRPGRIRKVVEVAIPRPRTLGRNAHLADVARVSADLHELLMERDQPAAAGVEGR
- a CDS encoding LLM class F420-dependent oxidoreductase; the protein is MRVSVFTEPHRGADYDTQLRFARLVEDGGYEGFLRADHYQSMGADPGLPGPTDAWLTLAALARETRRIRLGTLVTSATFRLPGPLAVLVAQVDQMSGGRVDLGIGAGWYEREHTSYGIPFPAVSERFDRLAEQLEVITGLWATPVGATYSFTGDHYRLVDAPALPKPAQVPGPPIIVGGRGPKRTPELAARYADEFNMPFKSVAETAAAYDRVREACDRVGRADAGRAPLVLSAGIVVAIGRTDAEAQLRAAPLHEKSALPPEDPVVGSPAQLVQRIGEFAEIGATRVHVRMTDLDDLDHLELIAAEVLPQLEAGR
- a CDS encoding cupin, whose amino-acid sequence is MTDVIDGTELGPVGQEIVYENDRVRVWHIRLEPGERQPLHRHDHPYLVVAIQGAKNVVQTIDGTRIDADEPTGGVVYRDPGAVHMLTNVGDTTYLARLVELK